CACGACGAGGAgatctttaactcatgagccctgtccacaacgctcttgttaCATGCCCACgactcacgagttagcgctcagttcattttgatttaatggAAAATCCCGCacttccattttctcaaaaggaactatatccacttttacattgtttcttatgcagcttccacgagcccaccccatctttccacttgcacatagttccttttagcataaatacgtccaattgtaggGGCAGACGCATGTTGTACtgcttagagaaaaaaaaggaggtgttcgcatttcgggcatcttggaatttttttgatgacgtagatcggtacagcgacgtttatcatcgattttcttggaaacggtgtaatttattgaaaagagtcattctataaaaagtgcttgaaattatatcatgagttgatttaagcaaaaaatgggACACTATGGTCCTTTTTcctacttcgaattccggatttcgctggtcaggttgtaccgacctacgtcatagggtaaacaaacctcaagatgcaaacacctcctttttttctctatggttgtACTGACCTCCTCCGGTGGATGATGGAAGAGATGCGGGCCGACGTCGGTGAGGACCGGGTTGTAGGAGCAGACGAACCTCCTGAGATTTGTGAGATGGACGAAGGACCTGGCCTGGATCCGCCTGAGTCGGGACATGCCGCTCATCTCGAGGTCCTCCAGCTTGCCCAGGTCGCTCAGGTCCCCGGCGCTCACCTCCATCATGAGATTGTCGTTGAGGTTGAGCGAGGTCAGGGTCCGCCGCAGCTCCCCGAGCTCCGAGGGATCGCCTCCAACTTGTTCCCGTTCAGGTACAGCGTCTGGATCGGGGTGTGTCGCAGCATCTCCCCCGGGATCTTCTTCAGTTGCGTGTAACCCATGTCCAACCACTATCAAgagatttgaatttgaatttaatttatttttgttttagtaCAGAAGTATATTCAAAGCTTATAGACAAAtaggtaacaaaaaaaaaaacaacaagaaaCGAAAATACCCAAAAATAAAACACCCACTAATGACACATGGACATTGTTTCGCGTGTAGCCTctttgtttgattttattttattttgtttcatttttccctttttcccttctctttatttttttcccgttTCCCCTCGTTTTTctcatggaaaaaatgaaattgctgctTTAACAATTCTGTAGTCAAAACAAGtgcccgacatgtttcaatgtagatttcacaataaaaaaatgtcaatttaacCACCCTCAAGGTTAAGTAAGCTTTCCACTATTGCAAAATGGACATTTggaacatgtcggacatattctttaacaatttaattgttaaatcagcaatccgtGATTTGCCGCAAGCAATTAGCAATATCCGGCAATTTTCAAAGGGATTGTTccgataaatcgcaataatACGCAAGGACTTGAAGATAATTTCATGGGCCTTTGAAAGTACGATCTCgacttggagcgccttcaatttttcgtgatGCTCTACGCTTTGttgcggagttagtttagttgccccTGGGAATTCACTACACACTCTCCTGGGTTTGAGTGTGCCTGTTACCATACCACATGTTTATGCAGCACTATTTACTCTACGAGCAAAGTCACTGGTACTGTAGTCTTGTTCCTTTTATTGCTGAGTTGTCAGTTTTTCTTTGGTGATTTGCATATTGCTGGTGACTGCTGATTACTTGCGATTTACGCAATTTTCACGAGGATGATTTTCCTTGAGTTTTAACTTAggattatcccctaaaattgtgaaagtacctcaattttttggatgatatggacatttccaattaatttctGTAATACCACAACTCAAGTAGGGGTAGTGCGACAAAATTTAGATTAGTAATCTAATTAATTGGGGTATTGCCACGGTTAATTGGAAATATCCAAGCTGGGACTTATACCTCCTACCTCTTTGTGCTGTGAAAGGTAGCAGCttagtttcagaatttttctcttGTCCTTTTCCATCTCACTACAATCCTTTTCTATCGAAACCTCAGCTTTTTGtgattttctcttctctttttcatgTAACGCTTTATCAAGAACTTACTGTCAAGCTATTATTGATCGTTATGATATTCCATTTAACGTCCAACTAGTCAAACGCTTCTttgctcatgaaattttctgtgacgTCCTTATTACTATAAAAGCAACCGTCTCCCACATTTTCGGCCTTCCGCCTGTCAGTCTTTTTGGAGCTCATAGcttgtgatttcatctttgTCATTCGTTGTCCGATCGCTTTCACACCCACGGCGCTACCCAAAATTGCGCGTTCCGCGATTCTTCATATTACAGTTGGTTTCCggttttctctttcttttgcGCAACTGTATCTCCGAGAGACGAAATCCCGAATAATTTTGCGATGCGAAATAATAAGGTGAGAAGAGTTTAAGGGATTTAATTTAATTGTAGCGCTTAAAGTTCGCCTTACTACTAATTTATGTTATTATCTGTTACGAGATCGActtatcatcattttttaactcaaaatttCATCGGATTTTTGTCACACGTTGCAcgttgaaagtaaaaaaatattgaaaaattccaacCGCTGAAAGAGTAGATAAAGTATCAAATAGGTATGAAACTTCGCACCGTTCCAATGAAATTCATTCTCTGCGGCATTGATCCCTCCCCAAAGAATTAGACGGTTTTAACCGAAATCAGCCTACCTGCGTTTCATGCTGTCTAATTCGTCATCCCTCTACCGTAAGGGCGTATCCGTGTGAGCCCCGTTTTCCACATAATTCAATCCCTCCTGAGGCTCACGCATAGAAGCAAGTACTCCAATGTGCTAGAGGGCTGACGAATTTCCTTTCATGTTATAATTTGTTTGATAACTGAACTACTTAACGCCATTCTGCGAGGACATCAAGgtccaaaaattaaaagaaatagtATTTCAGTTAAAAACTGAACggtgctaggtcatttttcctaattttttcccttGTCACAAGTTTCCCATTACTTTTTTCAACCCCATTTTTTTATCCCATTACAGTgagtcctacgagtgagatgtcctacCAGCTTTCTTCCTCCCCTGAGTTAGGGTACAAGTCCTAATTGTACCTGATACTTTAACATGattagaagaaaggaaaaagttCTCAGCCTTATCTTGCAACTTTTATTGGTTTCTAGGAGAAACCCTCACTATTTTAAcgtatatttttcatatttactgatcgattaattggacgtatttctgctgaacggacGAGTAGGAAATGTGGAGTTTGCTCTAGAAAGGTGGATAAGAAACAAagttaaagtgggcgtgattctcCTTGGAATAATGGAACAATCGATAAAtggaaaagtggaaaaatggaaaaaatggaaaaatggaaaagcgggatctGACATTCTAccaatgcggcactcatgagccgtgggcatgggaAAAGAGCgctgtggacagggctcataagCTCGTGCCGACCAAGAGGGACAACATAGACgacttcgttgccgctgacgtcactggcgctttataattcccactCATTCTTACGGCTCTCgattaacgagcacaccccttcttttccATCTGTctctagttccgtttagcagacaTCCAATTGAAATTAAGATGAATcggagaaaaattcagtgacattttcagttgTAGATGAATGTCTTGAATTTTCCTagtgaaaatataatttgcgaggaagaatttttcaatgctgaattgtagttatgttcttttgtGAGAGAATCGACGAATTATGTCCAACTATATGACCAAGAATTTTAATtgtattaaaaatacatttatcTATTTCCGCCCAATCAAGGTGTAGCTGGTATTATGCAACTCAAACCCACAAAAAATGACTTCCATTTGGAGGACTGTACCTTAAGTCTGGACAAAGTGGAAAAAGCTAGTGTCGTGGTGTGGTCGACGATTTTGATGGGGTTGTTGTCCAAGTCGAGTTGCTCCAAGAACTGAAGATGCTCGAAAACGCTTCGGCTCAACGAGTGAATTTGGTTCCCGCTCAGATTCAGGATTTTCACCGAGAGCGGCTCGTACAGTTCCCGACTGAAAGCTCCGCGAAACACATCAGGATTCAGCGCCTTCCCTAcgaaaaaaacattgatttaaAGAGGCCTCAACCAGGCATACGGGTATTGATATACCATCAGCAAGGGATATACTATCAGCAAGGGATATACCATCAGCAAAGGATATACCATCAGCAAGGGATATACCATCAGCAGGGGATATACCATCAGCAAGGGATATACCATCAGCAAGGGATATACCATCAGCAAGGGATATACCATCAGcagaggggggaagggggagggcaGGTATGTTGGAAATGAGAGAGAGGTCCGAGGAGGAGGACAACTTGACCTTAGTACCAAACAAACAGAGAAACTATTCATCCCAATTTCTCTGTATGCATGTACGTACTTAGTAATCTTCCGGAGTGAATGATCCGTTGCGAAGGATATGGTTTTGATTCTCTCAAGTAGTTATAGGTTCTCTCGTTACGTATGTAGCTCGGTGATTTTGTTTGTAGTAgttcagttaaatttttcaaaatgttgtctATCCTTGTAGAATCTAGATTCTTGCCATTTGCAGCGAGTCTCTCTCACAAAATTTAGGGGGAAGGTGGAGGCCGTTGTTCGCGTATTTAATGACCGGCGGCAGTCAACACGATCAGTTCTTTGGTTTCTCTCAACTTCTCTGCTCTTCTAGTTTTGGAAGTCAATTTCGCAAATTTGATTGACTCATTCAGGATTTTGCGAAAGAAATCCCAATtcgccggccaggttggcctggtggtcagcgcgtctgactctaggtcaataggtccctcagtggtggcgacaaattttcatgaaactgacgagtggatctgcagaaacagattccactcggcctcaatccctgaaaaattgaacgcttggagcatggatgtgcactAACCCTAACCCGATGCTCATTTAAGGTTGCAGAATCCTCAAATGGATTAAACACCtcaaataactttaaaaagaaaagaaaaagaaaaaaagatagcCTAATCCGTTGTGGAATCGGTGGCTTGACTCTTGCGCTTCAGGATGATTTGTCAGTTTGCCAGTTGATTTGAGTATAGTAGTTGAATTACAAgttgcattaattttatttgaGTATAGTAGTTGAATTACAAgttgcattaattttatttgaGTTGTATTTTGCGTGGAATAAAAGGTTGAGGTTTATTTGTCTGCTTAGGTAATAGTTCTAATTCTAACAATGAATTTTGGTATTCTTTCTTGTCCTCACTAGGTGAGAAATAacatgtataaattacaatatttttccatttaatagATACGATATTGTTGCCATGTCTTTTTCTGTGATTCTTCCTATCATACTACAATTTGACTACACTGCTAcattttaagcgtgccagtagggctcgctttttgaaatcactcggatgtaccatagtacagcacacagatcaaccaatgctattcaacgggtcgtccaaatacttttttcctcgaaccccttctttgtctttgaaccattacactgtcaagccctggtggtcttttaccaaaaaatctaatgaactgctaattggaaaccattgagaacatttttctgtcaaaaccgtattattcaatttgacaggaacctcataggagctttcttacgctcggaggactcaactctagaaccttttttcccgccaaaactctatagccaatgagcgtcttgcactgtaagtgcaatctgtgatgagcctcgtgactcattatactatgtactaaccatggcccctgccgaaatccacttaaaccactacagttatctcgcgatatagctttgggtgtccggtttcgagcaaggcaataaaagacggcgaggcgattaaccgattaaccattcaccgtgatgccaggatccaccaaattttctcaaaaattgttttccgtctatttagcgagtttttctttactttccgttgaagtacaaataaaaagagacctcatttgtatacaaatcggccgaataggagagaagttacagttcgaaatccaaagagattaactgaacgcgatttcgatgcacggcagttcgcccaaatcacggtcgtgcgcaaatgccgcatatcagcttaaaatcaagataattggacggaatctttaaaattaatttacattcaacgttcatgaatcaatattttctcccaaatttagcaaaaagtaccaattgatgcaaaaagcaaagacgtgaaaataagaggtatttgtccaacatttcagttattcggcacgcttttccaacatactcatgttggattttttcttcttgttttttttggtTCCATAACTAGTATGAGACCAGCGTTTTCTTCTATCGAAAGTTGTTTAAACATATTGTGTGCTGAGGGTCTACCATCTAAATTACAAACTAAGGCAGTGAATTCATTACATGTATTTGAAAAAGAGGTATGATCGGATTCATCAGTTACTTGATCTCTTGCCGTTTGAATATTATTTCTAGTTGTGTCATTTGTGTTGATAAAAGTGTGAAATCTGTCATCTCAATATTCTGTTCTTCTAATTGTAGGTGCTTATTTAcgtatttaaggtatacctccACATGTCAGTCATTTCATCCACATGTTCTGGAACTTTTGTTCTATGCATTACAGTATACCGGGTAGAATATACTGGTTGGTAGATGTTCTAGATTGTCTGGGATCTTCTTCCTTATacaatttgtacattttttaacatttttacattCATTAATTTTACGTCTGGTTTGCCCGCATTTTAGGCAGAGAGGTTCTTGTTTAGAGTTTGGATAGTTTTTGATTTAGTAGAATGGATCTAAACAAATTAGACAAGGTGTGATCAGTATGATCGGTTCGGCCTGTGCCATTCCAGAATAACTTCTCAGGAAAAATTCCTTCTGTTCTACAATTGTTTTAAGTGCAAGTAATTGCACTCTCGTGTACAGCGCCACTTTTCCGGGGAAGTTATTAAGttctttttcctaaaaatatttattttttcgtctaATCCCTCTCCGATTGTCTCATTTATTCTATTCAAAATCTGTGTCCCGCTCATGTTTTCTGGAATCGGACTTAGTTTGATTACTTCGGCTCTAATTACTTCTTCGACTTAAACGCCCTCGTCTGAAATTTTCCCTCTATTacttttgacagtttttttatCATTAGTCAGAATTTTTACATATGTTTTCTACCCGTCCTTTGTTGAGTTATTAGCAATTATTTTCGTATTCTCAGTAAGAAGTGCTATTTTTTCTAGTCGAGTTCTTAAAAGTtctggttcaatttttttcctgctATTTTCAAGGTGAAAGTGATggtcatttcattttctttagtCATATCATTTTTAAGCATTCCATCATACAATTTTCTGGGTTGAATCAGCGGAgagaatggagattttgcacgtgtgaggaatttgcgatttgactgttgattcttaagtgAAAGTtagcgaggaacacgatggtgccactggttttctctgaaatcaactcccaagctcaaaaaaagctctcaagttgaggtcaaaatggaggggatatcctgcgctatcctgagaatccgcttctgcatcaagacaaactctccatgcaaagatagagagcaaataaattgacagggctgccactttacttgggcagggccggatttacttacttgccgcccatgggccgcctgtattttgccgccctcttctcattcgttttgaagcatcaataaaaaccatcaagagaacgtgccggagggggagaggcgtataagacgcatttactcgtgttggtcacattttttgcgaaagacctctcaacactactggcaaaagttcacggaacttggcgcgaaagttaagttccgcaaacctatctctgtatggacaaggtcctccatttataagaaatgaaccaaaaaattatgaaagaacaaacataaatgtggtttaataattttaacttccgccgccgcgccgcgctgaccgcactgtgtttggcgcaatgcatgaattattcctacagtcttacatgcgctgatatgtgttacatgccgaccgccgcgccgagagtttctccttttcatctcacgttctcgtcatcattgctctctgcaccgcgccgttccaggccaaatgccttgttcggtttctctcttagtcttaactcgactaattaaaggtgctgtctattgtatcacagaaggatgacaaaattagagatatactctcaggaaatgagagattttgtcaccttttctcgttcgtaattttttttctaaatccgatttttcttaatagctacatttaaaaatattgcaaaatttgccgccccctaaatttgccgctatgggccgcggcccatgtggccacccccttaatccggccctgtacttggggactctaaaattgaaaacacggcatcactgctaatgtacgtatttgctccctatgtttgcatggagagtttgtcttgatgtagaggtggactctcaggatggcgtgggatatcacctccattacagcctcaactttgagagcttttttgagcttgggggttgatttcagtgaaaaccagtgggaccatcgtgtttctcgcgaacttttacagaagaatcataGTCAAACTGCAAATCCCTtacacatatgcaacatctccattctctgtTCAACGCTCTGCCGCCATCTCTTTACGGGACGCCCCTGTCGCTTCATCCTAGGCGGTACCCTCTCCTCTCACATGCTTTGCAGAAGTCCATGctagcataactgcctggacatgacagAAGTATCATATTCTATCGGAGAAATTAGCTTGTTGtctctagagtacctgtatagggagagtaccgacagatcggttcatggagggcttagggccgaaaagtgcagccacccttctaaccaacttctaacgcacaaaatttcactgccagtctgcagattccaattctaaccaagatggccaagaatgtacagaaatgagcgttcttccgcgaaattgagtaaatttatgcaaaaactgagtcaaacacgtgcttaataaaggacggttcgtaacaatagtatcagtaaatcgctctggataattgaaattcataggttggctgcccttttgggccctaactttattcgcggaggcatcggtgaaggcctgatggactttcggagtttcagatccgTCGGTACtttccctatacaggtactctaggagaAATGAGCTTGCTGTCTCACCTGTGATGAGGTTATGGCTGAGGTCGAGCTCGTGGAGGTTGGTGAGGTTGGTGAATGCCCCTGGGAGGATCTCCTGGATGAGGTTGCGGCTGAGGGAGAGACGGCGGGCGCGTGGGAGGTGCGGGAAGACGCCGACGGTCCTGATGGCGTTCGAGTCGAAGCTGAGGGTGAGCTCGATCTTGGGCTTGGCCAGGAGCTCGGCGAAGGTGGCGTGCTGGAGGAGCCAGGTCCCGAGCCCGGCCGTCGAAGCCAGCGCCTTGCCCGAGCAGTTGAGCACGACCGCCCGCTCCAGGTGCCCGAACCCCGTGTCGCTGTAGCAGTCGAACGCGAACGTGTCTTCGCTCGCCACCCACCCGCACAGCAGCACCGGGATCGCGACGCAAGTCGTCAGTAGCCCCGTCAACTCCATCTACAACGAGAAAGAGAATCAAAATACCTCTGCGGGCTCGTTGTTGAAACCgatacacacggagaaaaaaaacctcgtgcgtgggacccaaagtttaggtcatatggatctctgaagttttcagattgagcatctgaacactttaggtctagctgtcgaggttcggatcacacatctgaaatttcagttcttatatctgaagtacttcagacgtgagagccgaagtttttcggatgtgagaaccgaagtacttcggatgtgaaaaccgaagtacttcagatgtaagaactgaagtttcagatgtgtgatccaaacctcagcagctagaccttaagtgttcggatgctcaatccgaaaatttcagagatccacaagacttaaactttgggtcccacgcacgaagttttttttccgtgcaaaactgtagacaaagaagacgaaagggatatgAGAGGATGCTATTAGTGGAAGCGAGTGGCTACAatagacaaaggacgtaggtaatggactaactaacagcGACCCACGACAGACCcaatagtcagtccatcattaactcccttagtctataacaaacACTCATTTTatccaatagaatcgctccacaGTCCTTatttctcctttgtctatagcgttGTCTATCTTCTctaatcagcccgctgccgtCCCATGGGAAAACACTGTATGAGCCTTTTCAtgctgctaaatttcctttgataaaatacgaattttttggtgaatgggcctgttgcatgcaagagatacagccgtgtgaatagacttttaagaggttaaatgacacgaaaattacgatggtcacattaaaaaagtctgaaatacactccttactgcgcaatttgcgtttttaggaacgcgctttttcaaatttcccgcgtctgggggcagttttctaacggaaacaattaacggcaactcgcggctatttccggtcaactaaaactgacaacataacctaaaaatcggagctcgtgatatcgtgaaatgaaatgtagaaggattgcgttggatatttaaaagttgatcaatttggttaccgcataaagcgtatatggaccactataagagatcacgttgggtttgtaaacaaactgaaggaaaaaataacaacaacaacaacgactcggcatcttccggaaatcaccgagcccgccgtttgctcgtttccggtgattagaaaactgccctcagacgcgggaaatttgaaaaagcgcgttcctagcAACGCAAactgcgcagtaaggagtgtatttcagacttttttaatgtgaccatcgtaattttcgtgtcatttaacctctgaaaagtctattcgcgcggctgtatctcttgcatgcaacaggcccattttagaatattttttctccattttgtcAGAGAATTCTATTTGCCATCAGGTctaaattgtctaaaaatttcaagtgaatatattcataactttccttcaaaataaacattttatcggaggaaattcggcaattttcgaatgttcatatgacgtttttcccaAGCACGGCAGCGTTGGCGAAAGGCCAACTATGGAGAGTTGATCGGAGGAGAAACCAAAATTAAAATGATGCtacttaacattctggatgtaaaaaagtgtgcaacaCTTTACAAAACGTTTAGTTAACCGGCACGGCAGTTTTtatagcaatgtcaagatgtataGAGCTTTGTGAGTTTTCGCACACTTTATGACGTCCAGAATGTTAAGTTAGCATCCCTTTTTTTCGGTGGAATAATGCGAAAAATTCGAAGGAGCATCAATTTTGACATATTTAAAAGTAgataggaaaattaaaaaatgaaatacggaatcgatggccgaagtgcgaaaccacgtatcttcatcgCAATGTTTTACAATTTCCGCTCATGATTTAtcttttcgaagagaaacaagccaactttagaGCTTGAACTGTAGACAGAATATTCTCCTAACAGCGAGGAGGGAGAATCTCGGAAGTTTCCCTTCGGAAAGCTTTCGTTGGattcatagattttttttttccgaaggACGAATCAATAACAAAAAAGGGTAGTGTGGTTTGAACTGTGGACAAGCATTCTTTAAAATGCAAGTGCAATCAACAATGCATCAACAACGCACAATGACAACGACGACAATCAACAGCGCAATCAACTTATGCATTGTGCATTTGTCAGTTCATTGAACATTTTGTCCA
The genomic region above belongs to Bemisia tabaci chromosome 8, PGI_BMITA_v3 and contains:
- the LOC109043034 gene encoding podocan isoform X1, whose translation is MEPIYIKHMDLAARKKMKFNPEDRFRMELTGLLTTCVAIPVLLCGWVASEDTFAFDCYSDTGFGHLERAVVLNCSGKALASTAGLGTWLLQHATFAELLAKPKIELTLSFDSNAIRTVGVFPHLPRARRLSLSRNLIQEILPGAFTNLTNLHELDLSHNLITGKALNPDVFRGAFSRELYEPLSVKILNLSGNQIHSLSRSVFEHLQFLEQLDLDNNPIKIVDHTTTLAFSTLSRLKWLDMGYTQLKKIPGEMLRHTPIQTLYLNGNKLEAIPRSSGSCGGP
- the LOC109043034 gene encoding podocan isoform X2, producing the protein MELTGLLTTCVAIPVLLCGWVASEDTFAFDCYSDTGFGHLERAVVLNCSGKALASTAGLGTWLLQHATFAELLAKPKIELTLSFDSNAIRTVGVFPHLPRARRLSLSRNLIQEILPGAFTNLTNLHELDLSHNLITGKALNPDVFRGAFSRELYEPLSVKILNLSGNQIHSLSRSVFEHLQFLEQLDLDNNPIKIVDHTTTLAFSTLSRLKWLDMGYTQLKKIPGEMLRHTPIQTLYLNGNKLEAIPRSSGSCGGP